The stretch of DNA ACAAATATATATTTATTCTTTATTTAAAATTTGATTGGAATGGGAATGAATAAAAAGATTTTTTTATATAAAATTACAATTCTTTAAAATCAGATAAAATAAATTTGAATCTAGAAAATAGTTATGCTTAGGCACAAACTAAAGTGATTCCTTTTGGTGAAGCTTCCGATAGATATGGAAAAGTTTTTTACGATAAAGTAAGCAAATTACAAGATATAGCTGACACTCCTTTTAGAGGAAAAACTTTTGATGCACAAAGAATTTTATATTACATGAGGGCTTATACTATAGGTACTGATGAGGAAGTAGGAGAATATAGTGCAGTCGCATTTTTTAAAGCTTCTAAAATAGACCAAGCGAAACATATTAAAAGTTCTGGTCTTCAATAGTCAGATCCCTTATATAATAAATTTATGGAAATTTTTGATAAATCACTTACATTTGATGAATACTATGATTTTTATATGGAAGCTTTAACAAAAGTAAAAATTGGTATTGAACTTTAAAATTTATTTAAATTTTTAATGAATTCATTTTCTAAATTTTTATATATGACGAATTATAAAATAAACTTTATTTAAAATTCAAACAAAAATTCTCAATATAACTATTGATTTTGTTTGGGTATTTTGTTATCTAAAAAACAAATTCAAATTTTAATATTTTAATGATCTAAATTTAATAGCGTTCTGTCCCTGGTCCCATTGTTATAAAATTTTATAATTAAGGAGTTTATTTATGCAATGCAAATCTTTGTTAACAATTGTTGCTGGTATGATGCCAGCTGTTGTGTTTGCTTACCCAAAAACACAAACAACAACTCTACCTTTACCTGTTAATCAATCAATGCAACAAGGTGACAAATCTGCTATTGATTTTGTTGTAAGTATGCCTGTTTATCAGGATCATGTTGATTCTACGCAATATTATTATGTTCCAAAATTAAAGGCAGCCGTAAATGCTGATGGAGTTTCTGCAACTTTTACAAAAAATGAAGTCGCTGTTTCAAGTTCTTCTCAAATTGCAGATTTAAGTTTAAAACTTTCTAACTTAACAGCCGAAGAATATTTTAATATTAGAAAAGTAGTAACAGATCTTCAAGCAATTATTGATAATGCTATAAAATGGAATCCAAATGATCCAAATATCCCAGTTTATCAAAGTTATTTAAATAAAGCTCTTGAAAGAAAAAAATTAGCTGAGACAAATGCATCTAGTTTTGAAAAAAGTATTCCTGGTGGTGTTTTAACTTCTTTATATAATAATATAGCCACATTTTTTTCTAGTGCTGGTGTTGTTTTTCCAATTTATAACAATGAAAGCATTTCTGATAGACAAAACCGTTTGAATCAAAAGTTAGTGGATTTGAATTCATCTAATGGTGGATTAATTACTGGAAATATTTATGCAGGATTTACTGCAGAAGAATTAGTTAAAATAAAAACATATAAAGGAAACTATGCACAAAATGTTAAAATTTCTGTAATTCCTTTATCAAGTCTTTCTTTTGAGTCATTAACTGAACTTCAATATGATGCAAATGGAGTAAAAAGCCAAAGAGCAGGCATTCCTATTTTCTCCTCTCTTAAAGGCGGTGGTACTCTTACAGGCGCAACATTTAACTTCGATTTAACAACAAATGGGGCAGTTTCTTTTGCAAGAAACTTAGCACCCTTTATTCCACCAATTGCTGTAAAAGGTGTTATCACACAACAAGTACCAGCATACAGAGCTACTTTAGATTGTGATTTTGGCCCAGGATTAGTTATTAAAGATCGTTCAATTATTAACAAACAGGTAGCTGTATTTAATGATAACTCAATTAGTAATTTAATTGCTCAGCAACAAGGTGCACAACAAAGTCCTTGTCGCATAACTGTATTATCTGGTGACTCAAATGCGGCTCAAATGGCTGGAGTCCAAGCAATTGAAAAAGAAATTGCGGCTCTTCAGGTTCAAAAATCTAATTTGTCTACTATAAATAAAGGACAATATTGGCAACAAGTGCAGCAAAATCAAACTGTAGATAGAACAGCTCAAAATAACGGTTATCAAAATGTATTCCAAGCATATCAGCAATCTGGTTGGACTAATACGGCAGCACAATCTTTAGCAAAACGTCCAAACCCATTTTGGCAAACAAGTGCTACAGATTTAACAACATTAACTGGTTTAAAAATTCATAAAGAATTAACAGGAACTGTTTCAAGTAAAATTGAAATTTCTGTTCCTACTGCAATTTGTTTTGTTTGGAACGTAAAATCAAGAGCCTATAGAGCATGTAATGAAGGAGAGCAAGAAAAATCTGTTCCTTTAGCAGATGCAACTCAATCAGCTAAACAATCCCAATCTTGCCAAGTAACTCAAGACGCTCTTCAATGCGGAATAAATCGCAATACAGGAGCTCCTGTTTCTCAAGAAGGAAACATTCTTCCTGAAGATCTTTAATAAAAAAAAAGAAAGAGCTTCTTTTTAAGAAGTTCTTTCTGATTTTATTTTGAGGCGTTTTTTATGTTTAAAAATTTTGTTTTTATTTTCACATTATTTTTTAGTTTTAGCTCTTATTCTTTACCAATCATTAATATTAAAGGAAGTTTAAGAGCTTCAAAACAAATGGATAAAATATTTTTTGTATCTTCTGAAGAGCAAATTTTAACTCCACAAGAAATGACTTATGCTGATATTTGGTTAAAACAAAGATTAAAAGGTTCTAAATATAATTATAATAATTTATCAATTAGTTTTAATGTTATGCCTGAGGTAACAAAAATTGTTAAAGGATGTTTTTTTAGTTGGTTTAAAAAAATAGATTCAAATACAAGACTAAACTTAATTGAACATTTAAAACCAAATGGTATTTATAATTTAACTCAAGATGAAATTAATTTTTTATCTAATGATTTATCTAATTTTACATATAGTAACATAGAGACATGTAAAAATGATAATTTTTTAGGAGATATTACAACCGCTTTTATTATAAATGACTTAGAGCAGTATTTAATTGATAAAGCAAATAATAGAATTTCCTACCCTAAATATAGTGATATTTTAGATAAATCGTTTGAATCTCTGTCAAAAAAATTGGGCAATGAGTCCATTAATGAATTTTTGAATTGGTTTGATTCGACTCAAATTAGATATCCTTATTTAACAAGTGAAATTATAAATACCTTCCTTATGAACTTATCAAAGACAAAACAAAAATATTTTAATGAGACAGAGACATCTTATTTATTAATTGAGTCTATAAATAGTAATGTTGATACTTTTAAAGAAAGTTTAAGTGATCATTATAAAATGATTCCTTATATGAAATCTACTAGATTAATTTATGAAAAATGTTTTCATAATTTATTGTTTTTAGATGAAAAATGTAGTCAAGATAATATTGCAAATAATTTTGTGGTAGTAAAATTAAAAAGAAAAAATAAAACTTTAAATCATTTGGTGTGGGTGGGATATGAGTAGAAAACAAATTTTTTATATATTTTCAATTATTTTTGTTTTAGTTTTTATCTCTTTTTATATTACAAGAAAAAACGACACAGATTTAAACGCTTCAAAAATATCAAATCCTGAAGAAAATAAAAATGAGATTCCAAATTCTAAATCAATTCCTGAAAAAACAGAGTCAACTAAATCAGACAAAAATGTAAATGAAAATGAAGAAAAAAATGAAGCAAATAAAAAAATAAAAGAAATGTCTCCACAAGAGTATGTAGCGTGGTTAAAAGACCCTCAAGACAGGGTTCTTCTTGAGATAAAGCCTGAAGGAACAACTGTATTTAGAAAAGGTAACGTAACTATTACCGTTATGCCTAATGGGGAAGAAATATATTTGCCAGATGAATTTTAATTTTATGGGATTTAAAATTTGTTTTAGTTAAGGATGTCTTACAATCCAGCTTTTACTAAATGTTTCCCCATTGGGTAAATGCCAGTTGCCATTAGAATCTCTTTGGACTTTATATCTTTCCCAGAGTTCTGTTTTATCATTATATTTTTCTATTATATCACCTTCATTAATGGGGTGTTTAATGATCCATATATCATTTTCTTCATCATAATTAAAATTTTGCATAAAAAACCTCATTCTTTATGATCTTTTATTGATGCATTTATTTTTAAATTAAAAAATAGTTACTTTTATAATTATGATTTAACTTAATAAATACGAACATTTATTTTTATTCGGTTAAGTAAAAATAATATTTATTTATTTTATTTTTATTTTAGTTATTTTTTATGTAATTGTATGTATTTACTGGTTTAATATTTATTTTTCTTCACATGTATGAGGGCCTGTTTCCGTAAATGAGCCTGTTCCTGTGTATTTAGGTTTAGTGTCTGGAATAGGTCCTGTTGGGGTAGGCTGCTGAGCTGGAGCTATAACCTGATATTCTGTTTCAAAGGATCCAGAACCTACATATAATATTTTTTTACCATCATCTGTAGCAATTTCGGAAATATGGCTTGAGTGCAATTTTGTGATTTTGCATAATACCATTCCAGGGATGGGGTATGCTGGGGTCATATAGCCACAAGGGGCAAATATAATATTTTTTTCATCTCCCTCAACACAAACGGTTCTCATCGTATCTGAGCAATTAGAGGAACCATTAATGATTCCCATGGCAAAAGGGATGAGGGTTCCACCTTGTATTGTGGTTCCCTTCGCTATGTCAGCGGTTAGTAAGAAATTTTTTGCACCCATAAAAAATCCCCAAATAAAAAAGGATTATAAAATAATTTTTAATATAGTTTATTTTTAATGACGTGTAAAATTAAATTATTGTAACCTTAATATCCCTATAAATTACCAATAAAAACGAATACTTGTTTATCTGTGTAGTGATCAAAATCGGTTTTAAAGGTTCTATGTAATTCTGTCTTTGGGGTATTCCATACATTTTGCCATATCTTTTGGACTTCTGTAGGGTCTTGGGTTTTTGTCTGATAAGTCCTGTATTTTCCAGGTATAATTCTCATAATTTTAAAATTTTGAGGCATTTCTTGTATATTAGATACCTCCATTCCAATCATGACAGAGTATTCTCCTTTATCTTCATTTTCATAGTCATAATAAATACAGTATAAGGATTTGTCTTTTGTACAGGGTATTTTTTGTAACTCATTATGGCTCATGACTTTTTGCCATAGTTTTCCAATGTCTTTAAAATGTTTTCCATTTATAAAAGTTGTTCTTATTTCAATGCCTGCAATTAATATTTCATTAGAGATTTGCTTATTTTCCATTTTTTCTCCTTTATATAAAATGGTTAAGGAATGATATGATAACTAAAAAAGAGTATCTTGATATTTTGTATCATTTTAGTAGGAGTTTTTTATCAAAGATTTATTTTTTAAATTTTAAATTATTATACAAATAATACCTTTCAGGAAATAACTTATTTTATATTTTTAAACTAACGGAGATTCTTTTATGTGTGCACAATTTCTTGTAGATAAAATTCTTTTTCAAAAATCATTGTCTATATTTAGTTTGCATTTAAACACGATAGAATGGAAAGATAGAATTTTACCACATTCACAATCTCCTATTATTGAGTATAAGAATAATGAATATTTTATTGAGTTATTTTATTTTTCTTTAGTTCCCTCTTGGTCTCATGATCGTAAACCAAAGTTTGCCACACATAATGCCCGCCTCGAAACGGTATTGGAAAAGCCAACATGGAAAAAACCTTTTTTAAAAAATCATTGTCTTGTTCCCATAACTACGTTTATTGAGCCTATCTATGAAGGAAAATTTGCAGGAAATATGGTTAAATTTAACTTAGAGGAATGTATTTTTGTTCCTGCTATTTTTGACTATTGGATGAATAAGGAGACGGGTGAAGTGATTTCGTCGTTTTCTATTTTAACATCAGAGCCTGGTGAGTTTGTCAGGAAAATAGGGCATGAAAGATCCCCAATATTTTTAAAACAAAAATTAAAAACTTTTGAAAATTGGTTTGATTGTGAAAATAATGATGGAAAGAATTTTATTCAGTTACTCAGTAATAGGCAGGAGCCTAAAATGTCAATTGAAATTGATAGACCATTAAAAAAAGGTTGGGAAAAACGAAAATAGCCTTTGACAAATGTCATAACACCATACAAATATATGGTAAGGAGGTTGTGATGTATTTTAAACCATCTTTTGAAACAAAAATTTATATTCCTTTTGCTTTTAGTACTGTTTGTGCTGGATTTCCCTCTCCTGCAACAGACTACATAGATAAAAAAATAGATTTAAACGATTATATTGTAAAACATCCTGAATCAACATTTTATGTACGAAGTCAAGGAGACTCTATGATCGGTGCTGGTATTCATAGTGGAGATATTCTTGTTGTTGATAGATCATTAAAAGTAATTAGTGGAAATATTGTAGTTGCTATACTTGATGGTGAGTTTACGGTAAAACGATTTTTAATTCGTCATCATAAAATTATTTTAGCAGCTGAGAATGATTCCTATGAAAATATTTTTATAAAAGAAGGAATGGACTTTGAAATTTGGGGCGTTGTGACAACTGTAATTCATTCCGTATAAAAATAATATCATATTTATTTATATTAAATTTGGTGAGCTATATTTTATTTAAAAAAATAATAAAACAGATCGTGTTGATCGTAAACTCAATTCAGTTTAATTTCTTTTTGCTCTCAATGCTGCTGTTTATATTTTTTTAAAGGAGTAATGTATGAAACTTTATTTTTCAAAAGGTTCCTGTTCTCTAGCTTCACGTATTGCTATTAATGAACTTGGTCTGGATTGCCAGTATGAAAAAGTAGATTTTAAAACATCTCTTACAGAAAGTGGAATGGATTTCACAAAAATAAATGCAAAGGGATCTGTGCCTGTATTGCAACTTTCTAGTGGTGAAATTCTTACAGAGGGATCTGTTATTTTACAATATTTAGCAGATAACCACTCACAAGGTGGAAATTTTATACCAAGAGAAATGGCTTTGCCACGTTATCGTGTACTCGAAAAGCTAAATTTTATTTCTTCTGATTTTCATAAAACAGTAGGTATTTTTTTTAGCCCGGAAATTTCAAAAGAAATTAAAAACTCTGTATTAAGACCAAGGCTTGATAAATTAACCAATTATATTGAGAAAGAACTAACACAACATTCTTTTTTTGTAGGGGATCATTACACTTTTGCAGATTCTTATTTGTTTGTTATTTTAACTTGGTTTGATCATATTGGTGTTGAACGTAAAGCTTGGCCTAAAATAAATGCTTATTTTGAAAATCTTAAAAACCGCCCTGCTATTGCAAAAAGTTTGGCAGAAGAAAATAATTTAAATTAGTTGAAATATGATAGCCCTCATTGATGGAAATAATTTTTATGTATCTTGTGAACGTGTATTTAATCCAAAATTACGTAACAAGCCTGTTGTTGTTCTTTCCAATAATGATGGTGCTATCGTTAGTCGTAGTAATGAAGCAAAAGCTCTTGGAATTAAAATGGGGCAAGCTTTTTTTGAAATAAAAGATCTCATTAAAAAGTATGATATTCAATACTTTTCTTCTAACTACGAACTTTATGGAGATATGTCTGCAAGGCTTATGAAATGTTTAGAAACCTTTTCTCCAGAGGTTGAAGTTTATTCTATTGATGAAGCTTTTATTGATTTATCTCATATCCCTAAGCAAAAATTAAATGAAATAGGTTGGAAAATAAAAAATACTGTATATCAAAATACTGGAATTCAATGTGGAGTAGGCATTTCATTTACAAAATAATTGGCAAAAGTTGCAAATAAAATAGCTAAAAAATCTTTAAAAGCAAATGGAGTATTGGCTTTATATGAGCAAAAACATATTGAAGAAGCCTTAAAAAGAACGGAAGTAAAAGATATTTGGGGAATTGGCTATCAGTATTCTAAAAAATTAAATGAATTTGGTGTTTCTTTTGCAAATCAATTTATTGAGCTTGATGAATTATTTTTAAGAAAGCATTTTACAATTCAAGGTTTAAACATTGCTAGAGAGTTAAAAGGAGTGCCTTGTATTGAGTTGCAACTGTTTAGTGAACCTAAAAAAAGCATTACAGTCTCTAGAAGTTTTGGTAATTCAGTAAGAAATAGAGAAGATATTTTTGGAGCCCTTGCCAACCATATTGTGATTGCCTGTAAAAAATTAAGGCAAGAGCAATTAGAAGCGCAGTACTTTACTGTTTACTTAAGTACAAGTTATCATAAAGGTGATTTTTATAGTGAATCTATAAATATTCGTTTGCCTTATTATTCTTGCTACACACCAGACTATTTAAAATATGCCAAATTAGCATTAATAAAAATATTTAAAGAAAATAAAGATTACAAAAAATGTGGTATTGTTCTTTTTGATTTAAAAAAAAGAAGTATATTGCCTTCCAATTTATTTGATTTTAGAGAAATACAAAAAGAAAATTCGATAACGAGTGTTGTAGATAAAATCAATGACTTAAATGGAATGTTTACAATTAATTTTGCAGATTCTTTTGATAAAAAAGCATGGATTGCAAAAAGAGGGTTTGTGTCTAAAAAATTTTCAACAAATTTAAATGAGTTGATTGAGGTTAAATAAGCCTATTCTATATCTGAAATTTGTCTTTAATAAATTCTAAAATAATGGTATCCTACCTCATTGGTGAGGTTAAGTCATGGATAAACCTGTAATAATTATTGATGATCAATGTCTCATTTGTAATAAATTTATACAATTTGTTATCAGACAAGACAAAAAAGAAGTTTTTTTATTTTCGGCATTTCGTTATTTTTTTAATGATACGCCAAATACAGTAATTTTAATTTTTCAAAATAAAGTATACACACGTTCTGTCGCTGTTTTAAAAATTTTTCAATTATTAAAGTTTCCTTGGAATTTATTTTATATATTGAATATTATTCCTAAATTTATTTTAAACTTTTTCTATAATTTATTTGCAAAATACCGCTATCAATTTTTTAATAAAGTAGAATCTTGTTTATTAATTGATTCTACTTTAAAAAAAAGGATATTAGTGGAATCCTCAAATGAGGTTCAAGAAATTAAAAAAAGGATAGAACTAAATAAACTTGAATAAAATAAAGATTTTATTTACCAATTTTATCTGTTAGTTTTTTATAATCAGGAGTTTTCTTAAAAGCTTCTATTGCGTCTGTTACTTTTTTTATTAACTCTGGAGAAGTTGCTGATGTCGTTGCAATATATTTTTCTTGAACGGCAATCGCTTTTCCTATGCGAAAGTTACTTTCATTTAAATTTTCGGCCTTTAAATTTGCCTTAATCATAGTAAGAGCAACTATATTTATTGTAAACCAAGCATCAATTTTTTTACCGATTAGTTTTTTAAAATTTGTTATATCGTTTGGTACGGCGTCAATGCTGCTTTTTTCTATTTTACTATCGGAGTTTGATAAAATATTTTCGTAAGATGACCCAGCCAAGACCCCAATTTTGGAGCCTTTCGCATCAGCCATACTGTCTATATTTTTGCCTCCTGACATAGTAAGAAAAATGGTTTTTGCTTCATAAATTTTGGAAGCCCATACAAATTTTTCTTCTCTTTCTTTATTTCTTGTCAAAGGGATAATAAAAGACTTTTTATCTTCATTTGTTAAAGCTTCTGTAAACGCTCTTTTCCAAGGTTTTATCTCTAATTTATAGGAGATCTTTTTTGCTTTAAGAGCTTGAATAACAATATCACCACCAATGCCTCCAAGATCATTTTCACCTCTTTTTTCTATTTCGCCAGGGAAATCATCAGAAAATAAAGTAATGTCTTCAGCATAAGAGGATAAATTAAAGAAACAAGCTAGTATAATAAACGGTCTTAAAAGTCTTTTAGTCATTTCATGCTCCTTATAAATTTAGGAATACATGCGCTTATCGGCGGAATTCTATCGTATTTAAGAAAAAGGAATTAAAATATTTAAAAAATTTGGGTAACAACAATAAATTAAAATATTGTTACCCAAGATAAAAATGCTTGATTAGCCGCATGGAGCGCCAGCGGTACCTATGTGCCATAGCGGAACAAAAGAATCACTGTAAATAACTAGATTTCCATCATTTTGTAACCTTAGAAATCCAAAAGCTCCTTTTGAATTTGTCTGCCAACCAATGGGAGTATTTGGTGAGGTTTGTAACCTTAAATTGCTGCCATAATCAATATAAAGTTGTGTTGCATTCGTATTATATGTGCCAGTGCTCCAAATCATTTTACCTGATCTATTGGAAAGAACTAAATTTCCTTTGTCTTTAAAACTTAGAGTAAAGCATAGGTTAGGAGATTGTAAAACTCTTTCGGAAGTAAGAGTTTCACCTGGTTCTAAAATAGATTTTGCATTTGCTAAAACAGGAATAGCAAATACCAAGGATAAAGCTAAACTACGCAGCATAAAATACCTTTCTATTAAATTGTTATGGGACTTAAGATTAAAATAATAATTTTAAAAAAAATAAATGTCAAATTAAGGAAAGCACTATTTTATTTAGAAAGGTATTAAAAAGAAATGAATAAGAATTTCATAAAATTTATATAAAATTATTTTTTATGAAATAGAATGAACATGAATTATCAAAAATTAAAATTGCCATTTGAATTATTAATTACAAAATTTCTCTTATGAGTTGCATTTAGTCTTATCGATATTCTACTTATGCCTTTAAATGATTTTTCAAAATTGAGTCCAATTTTTTCATTTTTTAGATCTCTGTTACATGTAATATGTATATCGGATTCAAAAACAAAATAATCCGTTTTCATTTTTTTAGTTTCTCCTTTTTTATACTGATAAGAGCTTTCACTTGCATTCGCAAATTTTTCTATACCACCAACTTCGTAAGTGCAATTTTCACCCAATAAAATAATATTTGAAATATCTGATTTAAATTGATCAATTACACGATTTACTATCTCTTCTTGTTCAGGGGTTGTGGATTTGCCTTCAAAACCATAAGCCTGTTGAGATGGAATACGAAGATGTATATTCGCTTTTTTCTTATTAAAAAAAGAGAGGCCAATATCTATTTCGGCGGTTTTATTATGTAATTCTTCCATATTATTTTCTATTTTTGCTTTGGCTTGTAAATGAAATATTGATGAAATTAATATAAAAGACATGAAAATTTTACACTTCATAATAAATTTATTCCTTATTTTTTAATTATAAATATTTTTAAATTTAAAAACAAATCAATTTTTTGGTAATATTTTTTCTTTTATTTCTTCCGCTTTATTTATGATTTGCTCTTTTTTTTCACGGAGAAAAATTACTTTATAGATATAAGATAACTTAAGCTCTAACGCTGTAATATCTATAGCGCTACTTAAATTATGTGAATACATTTTAATTTTATTAAGTACATCTTCAAAAAATGGTTTAATTTCATCTAGTTTTTTTAATAGAGAATCTAAAAAATTCTCTGAGTGTATGTTTTCACTAAAAGCTTCATGTTTTTTTATACTTTCTTGCAATTGAATTTGAATATTATCTAATGATTTTTTTAAGTCATTTAAGTTTTCTGTTTCAATTTCTCTTTTTTCTATTATTTTAATTTCAATATCTTTTTGAATTGAAATAAGATCATTAGTAGAATTTTTTAATTTTTCAATAAATGTTGAAGATAAATTTGTCATAAAAATTTTCCTTTAATTGTAATATATTTATATAAAGAATGAATGTGTTTAAAAACTATATCCAATATCAGCACCGATCATTTGGATTCTTTTTGTTAAGGCATAACTTGCAAATAAGGATATTCCTTTTTCCCATTCATATCCAACACGGCCTTCACCGCCAATAGCAAATTCATTTATTTTTTCTGTTTTATTATTAATATCAATCCATTCATTACCTAAGAGAAGTCGAGCTCCAGTTACAAATCCTTTTAAGCCTATGCCGCCGCCTAAAAATCCATAAGCATTCATAATATTTGTTACTTCTTGTTCATTTATTTTAACGCCACTTATGGAAGACATAAATTTAACACCAACTTCTGGTCGAATAAATGTATTTCTATTTATCCATGCAAATTCAGCACCTCCAGATAAATAATTTAAATATCTTCCATCAACGACTGTATCCATTCCAGTTCTTATAGCGACACGAAAATTTGGATTTTCATTGAAAAAGGCATTTTTTTTCTCATTTTTTTTATTTTGCTCTATTTCATTATCAATAGATGCTAGTCTTTGTTTTTCATTAATTTCTTTATTTATTTCATATTGCTGATTTTTTAATTTTAAATCTTCCAAAGATTGACTGAGTTCTGAAATTCTTTTTTTATCAGATTCATCATTTATAATAAAAACGATTTCATTTTTTCTTCCTAAATCTTTGTTTTCTCCCATAGAAATTTTTTTAATTAAAATATCTGGATACTT from Silvanigrella paludirubra encodes:
- a CDS encoding GyrI-like domain-containing protein; the encoded protein is MENKQISNEILIAGIEIRTTFINGKHFKDIGKLWQKVMSHNELQKIPCTKDKSLYCIYYDYENEDKGEYSVMIGMEVSNIQEMPQNFKIMRIIPGKYRTYQTKTQDPTEVQKIWQNVWNTPKTELHRTFKTDFDHYTDKQVFVFIGNL
- a CDS encoding SOS response-associated peptidase family protein: MCAQFLVDKILFQKSLSIFSLHLNTIEWKDRILPHSQSPIIEYKNNEYFIELFYFSLVPSWSHDRKPKFATHNARLETVLEKPTWKKPFLKNHCLVPITTFIEPIYEGKFAGNMVKFNLEECIFVPAIFDYWMNKETGEVISSFSILTSEPGEFVRKIGHERSPIFLKQKLKTFENWFDCENNDGKNFIQLLSNRQEPKMSIEIDRPLKKGWEKRK
- a CDS encoding LexA family protein — its product is MYFKPSFETKIYIPFAFSTVCAGFPSPATDYIDKKIDLNDYIVKHPESTFYVRSQGDSMIGAGIHSGDILVVDRSLKVISGNIVVAILDGEFTVKRFLIRHHKIILAAENDSYENIFIKEGMDFEIWGVVTTVIHSV
- a CDS encoding glutathione binding-like protein; this encodes MKLYFSKGSCSLASRIAINELGLDCQYEKVDFKTSLTESGMDFTKINAKGSVPVLQLSSGEILTEGSVILQYLADNHSQGGNFIPREMALPRYRVLEKLNFISSDFHKTVGIFFSPEISKEIKNSVLRPRLDKLTNYIEKELTQHSFFVGDHYTFADSYLFVILTWFDHIGVERKAWPKINAYFENLKNRPAIAKSLAEENNLN
- a CDS encoding DUF4113 domain-containing protein, producing the protein MAKVANKIAKKSLKANGVLALYEQKHIEEALKRTEVKDIWGIGYQYSKKLNEFGVSFANQFIELDELFLRKHFTIQGLNIARELKGVPCIELQLFSEPKKSITVSRSFGNSVRNREDIFGALANHIVIACKKLRQEQLEAQYFTVYLSTSYHKGDFYSESINIRLPYYSCYTPDYLKYAKLALIKIFKENKDYKKCGIVLFDLKKRSILPSNLFDFREIQKENSITSVVDKINDLNGMFTINFADSFDKKAWIAKRGFVSKKFSTNLNELIEVK
- a CDS encoding thiol-disulfide oxidoreductase DCC family protein; the encoded protein is MDKPVIIIDDQCLICNKFIQFVIRQDKKEVFLFSAFRYFFNDTPNTVILIFQNKVYTRSVAVLKIFQLLKFPWNLFYILNIIPKFILNFFYNLFAKYRYQFFNKVESCLLIDSTLKKRILVESSNEVQEIKKRIELNKLE
- a CDS encoding substrate-binding periplasmic protein, whose translation is MTKRLLRPFIILACFFNLSSYAEDITLFSDDFPGEIEKRGENDLGGIGGDIVIQALKAKKISYKLEIKPWKRAFTEALTNEDKKSFIIPLTRNKEREEKFVWASKIYEAKTIFLTMSGGKNIDSMADAKGSKIGVLAGSSYENILSNSDSKIEKSSIDAVPNDITNFKKLIGKKIDAWFTINIVALTMIKANLKAENLNESNFRIGKAIAVQEKYIATTSATSPELIKKVTDAIEAFKKTPDYKKLTDKIGK
- a CDS encoding DUF2796 domain-containing protein, yielding MKCKIFMSFILISSIFHLQAKAKIENNMEELHNKTAEIDIGLSFFNKKKANIHLRIPSQQAYGFEGKSTTPEQEEIVNRVIDQFKSDISNIILLGENCTYEVGGIEKFANASESSYQYKKGETKKMKTDYFVFESDIHITCNRDLKNEKIGLNFEKSFKGISRISIRLNATHKRNFVINNSNGNFNF